Proteins from a genomic interval of Medicago truncatula cultivar Jemalong A17 chromosome 3, MtrunA17r5.0-ANR, whole genome shotgun sequence:
- the LOC11438518 gene encoding uncharacterized protein: MMRRTREDEQSRAFYDLSAILLNLLRSPPTPLNFSNHPPEQPLRRLPPPQISPAGFASLLLGISMALMLCGSVTFFIGFVLMPWVIGLIMVLYVAGIVTTLSDIGRSVLCYIMAAPEPPPRKDIPAWKLM, translated from the exons ATGATGAGAAGAACACGTGAAGATGAACAATCACGTGCTTTCTACGACCTATCTGCAATCCTTCTCAACCTCCTCCGCTCACCACCAACGCCGTTGAATTTCTCCAATCATCCACCGGAGCAACCGTTACGGCGTTTACCTCCACCTCAAATCTCACCCGCGGGTTTTGCCTCCCTTCTTCTGGGAATTTCGATGGCTTTGATGCTCTGTGGATCTGTCACGTTCTTTATTGGGTTTGTTTTGATGCCATGGGTTATTGGATTGATTATGGTTCTCTATGTTGCTGGAATTGTTACCACTCTCTCTGATATAGGTCGTTCTGTTCTCTGTTATATCATGGCGGCGCCGGAGCCACCGCCGCGTAAAGATATTCCAG CGTGGAAGCTAATGTGA
- the LOC11442683 gene encoding uncharacterized protein, which yields MFNWGSIVVTVMLFVLLTPGLLFQVPGRSRCIEFGNFQTSAAAIVVHSLLYFGLVCLFLIAIRVHFYIG from the coding sequence ATGTTTAACTGGGGTTCCATTGTTGTGACAGTGATGTTGTTCGTGTTGTTGACACCGGGGCTGTTATTTCAGGTTCCAGGTCGTTCAAGATGCATTGAGTTTGGAAACTTTCAGACAAGTGCTGCTGCCATAGTTGTTCACTCTCTCCTCTACTTTGGTCTTGTTTGTCTATTCTTGATTGCCATTAGGGTCCACTTTTACATAGGATAG
- the LOC11442485 gene encoding uncharacterized protein: MADWGPVVIAVVLFVLLSPGLLFQMPGRNKVVEFGNMQTSGVSILVHTILFFGLITIFLIAIGVHINTG; this comes from the coding sequence ATGGCGGATTGGGGTCCAGTGGTAATAGCAGTGGTGCTGTTTGTGTTACTAAGTCCAGGGTTGCTGTTTCAAATGCCTGGAAGAAACAAAGTGGTGGAGTTTGGGAACATGCAAACCAGTGGTGTGTCTATTTTGGTCCATACCATCCTCTTTTTTGGACTCATTACCATCTTTCTTATTGCCATCGGTGTGCACATCAATACTGGTTAA